In one window of Puniceicoccus vermicola DNA:
- a CDS encoding autotransporter-associated beta strand repeat-containing protein: MKTFLSLLFLCSLTAPAPAQETDAQSNEEDSSGSVSGNGTVDISKTGSGTLVLENPNWYSGGTGIIGGELQLGEEIDLNGIDWSDSGLILENPYGIVPLSSLDVTFYIDGQEWTFYSSEHSENIVSNSLLIISGFQVTFDPSSHGITSDEISLNQFVPEDSTAREPTLSVDPGWIFNGWTSEPSGIATNQITENVTFTATYQADSDLDGWSDENETLMGTNPENAQDHFQHQIRWENGQVKIDYFPHNPNCLYEVQWTDDLSDPDSWQTLPRASFQSHENRRTASLTPNNGSDTNFYRIRIRGSE, from the coding sequence ATGAAAACCTTTCTCTCCCTTCTTTTCCTCTGCAGTCTGACGGCCCCGGCCCCGGCTCAGGAGACTGACGCACAATCCAATGAAGAAGATTCTTCCGGCAGCGTTTCAGGAAATGGCACCGTCGACATCTCAAAAACTGGAAGTGGGACCTTGGTTCTGGAAAATCCGAACTGGTATTCAGGTGGGACAGGGATAATCGGAGGCGAGCTCCAATTAGGCGAAGAGATTGATCTCAACGGCATCGACTGGTCGGACTCTGGATTAATCCTCGAAAATCCATACGGAATCGTTCCCCTCTCAAGCCTCGATGTGACTTTCTACATAGATGGCCAGGAGTGGACTTTCTACAGTTCTGAACACAGTGAGAATATAGTTTCGAACTCTCTCCTCATCATCTCCGGCTTCCAGGTAACTTTCGATCCATCTAGTCACGGTATCACTTCAGACGAAATCTCTTTAAATCAGTTCGTACCCGAAGACTCAACCGCCCGAGAACCCACCCTTTCAGTCGATCCCGGCTGGATCTTTAACGGATGGACCTCCGAACCGTCCGGCATCGCCACCAATCAGATCACGGAAAACGTGACTTTTACCGCCACCTACCAAGCCGACTCCGACCTCGATGGCTGGAGCGACGAGAACGAGACCCTGATGGGAACAAATCCCGAAAACGCCCAAGATCACTTCCAGCATCAGATTCGTTGGGAAAATGGCCAAGTGAAGATCGACTATTTCCCCCACAACCCCAACTGCCTTTACGAAGTGCAATGGACCGACGACCTCTCCGACCCCGACAGCTGGCAGACCCTCCCGAGGGCAAGCTTTCAGAGCCACGAAAATCGCCGAACCGCCTCCCTCACGCCCAACAACGGCAGCGACACAAACTTCTACCGCATCCGCATTCGCGGAAGCGAATAG
- a CDS encoding LamG-like jellyroll fold domain-containing protein — translation MQIPVTHSFFRCSAFKLALLPLAGFAASSLAVSAQTLISHYQLNGNTTDSGSIGADGTLYGSAAYTSDAPGNYTQSLDLTPNSAGNNYMEANTGTSYDGLTALTLTLWVNIQGTLSNNERFVSTLTPSPYDGFDLRVSNNHSPSGFNTSFNVNTINNPAVSGNFSANDSWAFIAVTYDSTLGSNQVSFYTGNESTAAAFLNSGNQTGALDPSSLLRIGGTPAAPTSDRTPPAYISDVRVYDGVLNLSEIENVRNAVFAIPEPSSYAAILGMGAVGMALATRRRNR, via the coding sequence ATGCAAATTCCGGTCACGCACTCTTTCTTCCGCTGCTCCGCCTTCAAACTCGCCCTTCTCCCGCTGGCGGGCTTCGCCGCATCCTCTCTCGCGGTCAGCGCCCAGACGCTCATTTCCCACTATCAGCTCAACGGGAATACGACGGATTCCGGAAGCATCGGAGCCGACGGAACCCTCTACGGCTCTGCCGCCTACACCAGTGACGCTCCCGGCAATTACACCCAGTCCCTCGACCTCACCCCGAACTCTGCGGGCAACAACTACATGGAGGCCAATACCGGAACCTCCTACGACGGACTGACCGCGTTGACGCTCACCCTCTGGGTGAACATTCAGGGAACGCTCTCCAATAATGAACGATTCGTTTCCACACTGACGCCCTCACCCTACGATGGATTTGATCTTCGGGTTTCCAACAATCACTCCCCATCCGGCTTCAATACGAGTTTCAACGTAAACACGATAAATAACCCCGCGGTCTCGGGAAACTTTTCGGCAAACGATAGCTGGGCCTTCATTGCCGTCACCTACGACAGCACGCTCGGGAGCAATCAGGTCTCCTTTTACACGGGCAACGAATCCACCGCCGCCGCATTCCTGAACAGCGGCAACCAGACCGGAGCCCTCGATCCCAGCTCGCTCCTTCGCATCGGAGGGACCCCCGCCGCCCCGACCTCCGACCGCACCCCTCCCGCGTACATCAGTGACGTCCGGGTCTACGACGGCGTCCTCAACCTCAGTGAGATCGAAAACGTCCGCAACGCCGTCTTCGCCATCCCCGAGCCGTCGAGCTACGCCGCCATCCTAGGGATGGGAGCCGTGGGGATGGCCTTGGCCACCCGGCGAAGGAATCGCTGA
- a CDS encoding ABC transporter ATP-binding protein, producing the protein MPIITKELEREYKSVEPFRTYLRLLGIPVWEHLRLLMLFLIKQAPILVFPLVIAESIRIADSDMSEPWEYLIFFYGAYLVLLFSNVPFHMWFIRGSSRATRNMELRLRAALVRRLQQLSMHFHSERETGRLQSKVLRDVDEIVRFSEVYFNASMGAILSIVFAVTYTLIQEPLVALGYLIATPLAVGLIRIFRDAMRKRNDALRHEFEGMSQRVSEMIDMVPVTRAHGVEQQETENVQRQLEHVRERGQRVDSINAIFGANAFVVFMFAVLLITMGVTWMVIQGHASLDKIALYSALFQMVVGSVQQLLNLMPQFSKSMASVRSIGEILECPDLEENEGKTSVTSVGGCVDFRNVNFHYHGQDRPAVSNFSLSVKPGTCVAFVGESGSGKSTLMQLAIGFLRPQSGQILLDGLPMESIDMRSWRRHIAMVPQQTILFSGTIRDNVGYGLDPFTDEDIWNALDVANLRGVINDLPQKLDTPVGENGLKLSGGQRQRLAIARAVIRNPQVIILDEATSALDVISEREVQSAIENLIRGRTTFIVAHRLSTIRNANLVVVMKEGEAIEVGPPEELTLRNGAFKELQTNSAL; encoded by the coding sequence ATGCCAATCATTACCAAAGAACTGGAGCGCGAATACAAGAGCGTCGAACCGTTTCGCACCTACCTGCGTCTCCTCGGAATTCCTGTATGGGAACACCTGAGACTGTTGATGCTGTTCCTCATCAAGCAAGCGCCGATACTGGTCTTCCCGCTCGTCATCGCCGAGTCGATTCGCATAGCCGACAGCGACATGAGCGAGCCTTGGGAATATCTCATTTTCTTCTACGGGGCCTACCTCGTCCTCCTCTTTTCCAATGTTCCCTTTCACATGTGGTTCATCCGGGGCAGCAGTCGGGCCACCCGCAACATGGAGCTTCGCCTGCGCGCCGCCCTCGTCCGACGCCTCCAACAACTCTCGATGCACTTCCACAGCGAACGGGAGACCGGACGCCTACAGTCCAAGGTCCTCCGGGACGTCGACGAAATCGTTCGCTTCTCCGAAGTCTACTTCAACGCCTCCATGGGGGCCATCCTCTCGATTGTTTTCGCCGTCACTTACACGCTCATCCAAGAGCCTCTCGTCGCCCTGGGCTACCTGATCGCCACCCCACTGGCGGTAGGATTGATTCGCATCTTCCGCGACGCCATGCGCAAGCGCAACGACGCACTCCGCCACGAGTTCGAGGGCATGTCGCAGCGGGTTTCCGAAATGATCGACATGGTCCCCGTGACCCGTGCCCACGGCGTAGAACAACAGGAAACGGAAAACGTCCAGCGCCAACTCGAGCATGTGCGCGAACGCGGACAGCGGGTCGACTCGATCAACGCCATCTTCGGGGCCAACGCCTTCGTGGTTTTCATGTTTGCCGTTCTGTTGATCACGATGGGGGTCACCTGGATGGTCATTCAAGGCCATGCCAGCCTCGACAAGATCGCCCTCTACTCCGCCCTTTTCCAGATGGTGGTCGGCTCTGTGCAGCAACTCCTCAACCTGATGCCGCAGTTTTCCAAGAGTATGGCCTCTGTCCGCTCCATCGGAGAGATCCTCGAGTGCCCGGACCTCGAAGAGAACGAGGGCAAAACCTCTGTCACGTCCGTTGGCGGTTGCGTCGATTTCCGCAACGTCAACTTTCACTATCACGGGCAGGATCGACCGGCCGTTTCCAACTTCAGTCTCTCGGTCAAGCCCGGCACCTGTGTAGCCTTCGTCGGCGAATCCGGCTCCGGCAAAAGCACTCTAATGCAGCTCGCGATCGGCTTTCTGCGTCCCCAATCCGGCCAGATTCTTCTCGATGGCCTTCCCATGGAATCGATCGACATGCGCAGCTGGCGCCGCCACATCGCCATGGTCCCCCAACAAACGATTCTCTTTTCGGGCACCATCCGGGACAATGTCGGATACGGCCTCGACCCCTTCACCGACGAGGACATCTGGAACGCCCTCGACGTGGCCAATCTCCGCGGAGTCATCAACGACCTCCCGCAGAAGCTCGATACGCCCGTTGGGGAAAACGGACTCAAGCTCTCCGGTGGCCAGCGTCAGCGCCTCGCCATCGCCCGGGCCGTCATCCGCAACCCGCAGGTCATCATTCTCGACGAAGCCACCAGCGCCCTCGACGTCATTTCCGAACGCGAGGTTCAGTCCGCCATCGAGAACCTCATTCGGGGCCGCACGACCTTTATCGTCGCCCACCGGCTCTCCACGATCCGCAACGCCAACCTGGTCGTCGTGATGAAAGAAGGCGAGGCCATCGAAGTCGGCCCTCCGGAGGAACTCACCCTCCGCAACGGAGCCTTCAAGGAGCTCCAGACGAACAGCGCTCTCTAG
- a CDS encoding ABC transporter ATP-binding protein, whose protein sequence is MGTGLTAGVERTGVLEPSEEVRNRLEQLRERPIVLSAEGITKQFGSGKRLVTALDDISFQVHRREFLSILGQSGCGKSTMIRILAGLEKPTSGQILLDGKPVSGPGPERGMVFQAYTLFPWLTVKKNVMYGIKVGGQSSSEAERQAREWIDLVGLSKFENAYPHQLSGGMKQRVAIARAMANRPRILLMDEPFGALDAQTRGQMQEHLLQIWKSIDVTIVFITHDLDEAVYLSDRILVLGANPSCVADLVENPVARPRDRSQVVQPEYQSVLGHLNDLIHPPSEKSEFPVKIPRLTTVGDDVE, encoded by the coding sequence ATGGGAACGGGGCTAACAGCAGGAGTGGAGAGGACCGGAGTTCTCGAACCATCGGAGGAGGTCCGCAATCGGTTGGAGCAGCTTCGTGAGCGGCCGATCGTTCTCTCCGCGGAGGGGATTACGAAACAATTCGGATCGGGCAAGCGGCTCGTCACGGCCTTGGATGATATTTCCTTCCAGGTGCATCGGCGCGAGTTCCTCAGCATTCTCGGGCAGTCGGGCTGCGGAAAGTCGACGATGATTCGCATTCTCGCCGGACTGGAGAAGCCGACTAGCGGACAGATCCTGCTCGACGGAAAGCCGGTTTCCGGTCCCGGGCCGGAGCGCGGGATGGTCTTTCAAGCCTATACGCTCTTCCCGTGGCTGACGGTGAAGAAGAACGTGATGTACGGCATCAAGGTCGGCGGGCAATCCTCGTCGGAGGCCGAAAGGCAGGCCCGTGAGTGGATCGACTTGGTGGGATTGTCGAAATTTGAAAATGCCTATCCTCACCAACTTTCCGGGGGGATGAAGCAGCGGGTGGCCATCGCCCGGGCCATGGCGAACCGTCCGCGGATACTTCTCATGGACGAGCCTTTCGGTGCGCTCGATGCGCAGACGCGGGGGCAGATGCAGGAGCACCTGTTGCAGATCTGGAAGAGCATCGACGTCACGATTGTTTTTATCACCCACGATCTCGACGAAGCGGTTTACCTCTCGGACCGAATCCTGGTCTTGGGAGCGAACCCGAGTTGCGTCGCCGACTTGGTGGAAAACCCGGTGGCGCGTCCACGGGACCGCTCGCAGGTGGTCCAGCCCGAATATCAGTCGGTGCTGGGGCATTTGAATGATCTGATCCACCCGCCTTCGGAGAAGTCTGAATTTCCGGTGAAAATCCCCCGTTTGACCACGGTCGGGGACGATGTGGAGTAA
- a CDS encoding LuxR C-terminal-related transcriptional regulator, with amino-acid sequence MIDNRKTAEDTTTEMDPVLDHLRAGFLSLYSVGVRNRSTYSSILKQALLAHPHLLSTWTVWEPNALDGRDEAYRTTVGHDESGRFVHCWHRAHGKQELVPVVDYDAPLRGKWYTLPKQKMMPCRLDPIPYRFGKLHVCITSTIAPLILEGKFFGVVGIDLKASKHSEGCRKAIASGKCPAWPMSGKRHPDLTPREHEVYHWMRNGKTNEEIGMILGISHHTVKNHIEHIFQKIGVNNRYEAMLAAS; translated from the coding sequence ATGATCGACAATCGCAAGACGGCTGAAGACACGACGACGGAGATGGACCCGGTTCTGGATCATCTCCGTGCGGGATTTCTGTCCCTCTACAGTGTAGGGGTGAGGAACCGCTCGACTTATTCGAGCATCCTGAAGCAAGCCTTGTTGGCGCACCCGCATCTGCTTTCGACTTGGACGGTCTGGGAACCGAATGCCCTCGACGGGAGGGATGAGGCCTACCGGACGACGGTCGGGCACGATGAGAGTGGTCGCTTTGTGCACTGCTGGCATCGCGCCCATGGAAAACAGGAGTTAGTGCCGGTCGTGGACTACGACGCGCCGCTCCGCGGAAAATGGTACACACTCCCAAAGCAGAAGATGATGCCCTGCCGCCTGGATCCGATTCCGTACCGCTTTGGCAAGTTGCACGTGTGCATCACGAGCACGATCGCGCCGTTGATTCTCGAAGGGAAATTTTTCGGCGTGGTGGGAATTGACCTCAAGGCCTCGAAACATTCGGAAGGATGTCGCAAAGCCATCGCCTCCGGGAAGTGCCCGGCATGGCCAATGAGCGGGAAAAGACACCCGGACCTGACTCCCCGGGAGCACGAGGTCTATCACTGGATGCGAAACGGGAAGACGAATGAAGAGATCGGAATGATCCTTGGCATCAGCCACCACACGGTCAAAAACCACATCGAGCACATTTTTCAAAAAATCGGGGTCAATAATCGCTACGAAGCGATGCTGGCGGCCTCCTGA
- a CDS encoding MFS transporter, whose amino-acid sequence MLPQILIAGFIRRLGVRKWVWVAGSAAQALCVAGMGLVALSLEGSLAGWSLIVLLAVFSLARGLCSVASKDILGKTIPKSRRGRLKGWMSSASGFIAMGFGAFLIGEAWTGSSESSVGIYALLLFVAAFLWAVAAGVYSRLKEFSGETEGGGNAISEALDQIRLLKTDENFRRFVGVRALAIGSGMGAPFVISLAHQSLGGSALWLGIFVMVDGFAALLSAPALGRWADRSSRNLLRASMLIIGALLLGVSVLPFLALPEPALAVLFPLIFFLLGIGHSGVRLGRKTYLVDFAEGNRRTAYVAVSNTVIGVLLLFSGALTGLVALLSVPAVLVLFSLAAVLGAWGARKLPEVSEG is encoded by the coding sequence TTGCTTCCCCAGATTCTGATAGCCGGATTTATTCGGCGGCTGGGCGTGCGCAAGTGGGTCTGGGTGGCAGGATCGGCGGCTCAGGCTCTGTGCGTCGCTGGAATGGGACTGGTTGCCCTTTCTTTGGAGGGCTCGCTGGCGGGCTGGTCGTTGATCGTCCTGCTGGCCGTTTTCAGTCTGGCCCGAGGGCTATGTTCCGTCGCCTCGAAGGATATTCTTGGAAAAACGATTCCGAAGTCCCGCCGAGGTCGGCTGAAGGGATGGATGAGCTCGGCGAGTGGATTCATCGCCATGGGGTTCGGAGCATTTTTGATTGGAGAGGCGTGGACGGGGTCTTCCGAATCTTCGGTTGGAATCTACGCCTTGTTGCTTTTCGTTGCCGCGTTTCTTTGGGCAGTGGCCGCAGGAGTTTATTCCCGGTTGAAAGAATTCTCGGGGGAGACCGAGGGTGGAGGAAATGCCATTTCGGAGGCGCTGGATCAGATTCGGTTGTTGAAAACCGATGAAAATTTTCGGCGGTTTGTTGGGGTGCGGGCCTTGGCCATCGGGTCGGGGATGGGCGCTCCGTTTGTCATCTCTCTCGCACACCAGAGTTTGGGGGGATCTGCTCTCTGGCTGGGAATTTTCGTGATGGTCGATGGTTTCGCTGCGCTTCTGTCGGCTCCCGCTTTGGGAAGATGGGCGGACCGTTCCAGTCGAAATTTGTTGCGAGCCTCCATGCTCATCATCGGAGCTTTGCTTCTGGGAGTGAGCGTTCTTCCCTTTTTGGCTTTGCCGGAACCAGCTCTGGCGGTCCTGTTCCCCTTAATCTTCTTTCTTCTCGGGATCGGACACAGTGGGGTCCGATTGGGGAGAAAAACCTACTTAGTCGATTTTGCCGAGGGGAACCGGCGTACGGCTTACGTGGCGGTGAGCAATACCGTCATCGGAGTTTTACTCCTTTTCTCGGGAGCCTTGACGGGGCTGGTGGCCCTTCTTTCGGTTCCGGCGGTGCTCGTGCTCTTTTCTCTGGCGGCAGTTTTGGGTGCCTGGGGGGCTCGAAAGCTCCCGGAGGTCTCAGAAGGATAG
- a CDS encoding ABC transporter permease → MGSITGSNGWVKGFFRGWFDFQSPISRSSKICLLIIAWTVFLLIWQYYPRPESMVRLVPTASDVAVTIKELFAEQFFMDDVIASVKRISISFGIAVLIALPLGIAMGTFPAVEAFFNPIVSPMRYLPAPSFIPLLLALLGTGDNQKVALLVIGVVWFLISLLMEDAKRVPKELVEASRTLGAGKIKAITSVIIPSASPYFIDTMRQLLAVSWTYLVIAEIVASTDGIGAVMMRARRVVGMDTIMACILMIGVLGFCSDCLIRGLRWLLFPYLRNSK, encoded by the coding sequence ATGGGAAGCATTACAGGGAGTAACGGATGGGTAAAAGGTTTCTTCCGGGGGTGGTTTGATTTTCAATCCCCGATCTCCAGATCGTCGAAGATCTGTTTGTTGATCATCGCTTGGACGGTCTTTTTGTTGATCTGGCAGTATTATCCGCGCCCGGAGTCCATGGTGCGGTTGGTTCCGACGGCCAGTGATGTGGCGGTCACCATCAAGGAGCTCTTTGCCGAACAATTTTTTATGGACGATGTGATTGCGAGCGTGAAGCGGATCAGCATCAGCTTTGGAATCGCCGTCCTGATCGCGCTCCCATTGGGGATCGCGATGGGAACTTTTCCGGCGGTCGAGGCGTTTTTCAATCCCATCGTCTCGCCGATGCGCTACCTCCCGGCCCCTTCCTTCATTCCTTTGCTTCTCGCCCTTCTTGGAACAGGGGATAATCAGAAGGTCGCTCTCCTCGTGATCGGGGTCGTCTGGTTCCTGATCAGTCTTTTAATGGAGGATGCGAAGCGCGTCCCCAAGGAGCTGGTGGAGGCCTCGCGAACATTGGGCGCCGGAAAGATCAAGGCGATCACTTCGGTGATCATCCCCTCCGCCTCTCCCTATTTTATCGACACCATGCGCCAGTTGTTGGCGGTTAGTTGGACCTATCTGGTGATCGCTGAAATCGTAGCCTCCACCGACGGGATCGGCGCAGTCATGATGCGCGCCCGTCGGGTGGTTGGCATGGATACCATCATGGCCTGCATCCTTATGATTGGGGTGCTGGGCTTCTGCTCGGACTGCCTGATACGGGGACTGCGCTGGCTCTTGTTCCCTTATCTGCGGAACTCGAAATAA
- a CDS encoding ABC transporter substrate-binding protein — MKKKYGKIALAMGLSLLMGNALLGADKSTVKVSLFSWPGYGFWYIAKEKNLAPDIDFDIQIIEDPYESFGQMTAGRIDISSSTSEYGPIAADAKNGIKLVAFTNPSTGTDKIILAPGEESAKGLKGKSVAVLEGGLTQVFMALWLEKNGVKYDEVSYVNVIMDDAVAAMVSGEVAAGEFWEPFGGAVRDALSGTKVMATSSEKEWLETGLLGDGMYMSTQFIEENPEVAKKAMKAYWDAVDWWRENPDKGNKIIAKAIRFKVSDVEEILGNSPEPMSAGIYCFNMEEAAQYMGLAKGTPPLGLKNGQIQEHWDILSEWWKKFGFTKAKYPIEAGVSFEPLKSLVSE, encoded by the coding sequence ATGAAGAAAAAATACGGTAAGATCGCCCTCGCAATGGGCCTCTCCCTTCTCATGGGCAACGCGCTTCTCGGTGCGGACAAGTCCACGGTCAAGGTTTCGCTCTTCTCATGGCCGGGTTACGGCTTTTGGTATATCGCTAAGGAAAAGAATCTCGCTCCCGATATCGATTTTGACATTCAGATCATCGAGGATCCCTACGAAAGTTTTGGGCAGATGACTGCGGGGCGCATCGACATTTCGTCGAGCACTTCCGAATACGGACCGATTGCCGCGGACGCCAAAAATGGCATTAAGCTCGTAGCTTTCACCAATCCATCGACCGGGACAGACAAGATCATCCTCGCTCCTGGCGAAGAGTCTGCCAAAGGCCTGAAAGGGAAGTCGGTCGCTGTTCTTGAAGGAGGACTGACTCAGGTTTTCATGGCCCTCTGGCTCGAGAAGAACGGCGTCAAATACGATGAAGTCAGCTACGTGAACGTCATCATGGACGATGCGGTTGCGGCGATGGTCAGTGGCGAAGTCGCTGCTGGTGAATTCTGGGAACCTTTCGGCGGTGCAGTGCGCGATGCCCTCTCCGGCACCAAGGTGATGGCCACCTCCTCGGAAAAGGAATGGCTCGAAACCGGTCTCCTCGGAGATGGGATGTACATGAGCACGCAGTTCATCGAAGAAAATCCGGAAGTGGCGAAGAAAGCCATGAAAGCTTACTGGGATGCAGTTGACTGGTGGCGGGAAAATCCCGACAAGGGCAACAAGATCATCGCTAAGGCCATTCGCTTCAAGGTGAGCGATGTCGAAGAGATCCTCGGAAACTCTCCTGAGCCGATGAGTGCCGGCATCTATTGCTTCAACATGGAAGAAGCCGCCCAATACATGGGACTTGCCAAAGGCACTCCTCCGTTGGGACTGAAGAACGGTCAAATTCAAGAGCACTGGGACATCCTCAGTGAGTGGTGGAAGAAGTTTGGTTTTACCAAAGCGAAGTATCCTATCGAGGCTGGGGTCAGCTTTGAACCGCTCAAGAGCCTGGTTAGCGAGTAA